Within Lepus europaeus isolate LE1 chromosome 8, mLepTim1.pri, whole genome shotgun sequence, the genomic segment GAATCAAGTTGTTTTGGCTGTTTTGTCTGTGTGCAAAACTTTaaatttaaaggttttttttttttttttttttttttataaactgttGTCATTTCTTTCATTACCAACCTAGGTAACCCAAGAACTTTCTGTCTGAATCTTCCAATAAAAATTTAACCTGAAAATAACATGACCTTTTCCCtttcaaagttaatttttaattccTTCTATGTCTAAATTGCCACTCCAGCTCTTTGTGCACTTAAAACTTGTCCTCTGAAGGGCCGTGTGAGCAGCTGCACGATGGTGTCCGTGAAGTGGGTTTCCTCAATCCTGCTGCTGCAACTCTGCTGTGCTGGCTGTGGCTTCTGTGGGAAGGTGCTGGTGTGGCCTTGTGACATGAGCCACTGGCTTACTATCAAGGTCATTCTAGAGGAACTCGCAGAGCGGGGCCATGAGGTAACAGTGCTCACTCATCCCCATACTCATCTCATTGATCACTGGAACCCCTCTGCCCTGAACTTTGAGGTGGTCGATGTGCCATTTGTCAAAGAGAATACCAAGAAAAATCATGCTGCAATGCAGAAGCTAGCTCTTGATGTCTCACCACTGTTGCTACCCTGGCGATCAATAATAAAACTGAGTGGCCTCTTAAGGGGgatgaataaaagttttaaacTTTTCTGTGAGAGTGTCATCTACAACCAGACACTCATGAAGAAGCTGCAGGAAACCAACTATGATGTAATGCTTATCGACCCTCTGAAGCCCTGTGGTGAGCTGGTGGCTGAGTTGCTTGCAGTCCCCTTTGTAATCACGCTTAAGTTTTCCGTAGGAGGCAATATGGAGAGAAACTGTGGGAAACTTCCATCTCCACCTTCGTATGTCCCTGTGACTATGGTGGGGCTAACAGACAGGATGACTTTTCTGGAAAGAGTGAAAAATGCAATGCTTTTGGTTTTCTCTAACTTATGGATTCAAGGTGGTGACTTTCAAATTTGGAACCAGTTTTATAGTGAAGCCTTAGGTAAGTGACTCTTTATTTTAAACTGGTTATGAAAAGAAATATACAGATTTCATGTCCTATATAAAAAATTACTTATGAGCTTTCAAATTTTAGAAAACCTTGCTTTCCATTCTAAAATAAAgtcaaagtttaatttttatcaataaaatataatagaccttaacacagaggttttcatattttatttaaactttttaaaaatgtaccagATATTTTTGAGAATCactaatgattatttttaagtttgtaCCATTTATATTACAATGTACCCACTATTCTTCCATCTCATATATTTCTTTAGTATCTTCACAAAGTCTGCTATGGAGAATTTTAGTCATGGCTTCTCATATTGAAATATCTTTTGGGATGTTTTAATATCTTGAATGATTATTATACTAATGCTTgagaaattaatatgaaaattattCACTACTTGGTGTCTTGTAGtaatttaaaaactcttttgctatttttgtcttgtgatataaaatataatagaTTTTTTCCTAAACCAATGTACATAATTTGACTTATAATTTCCTTGCCCTTTCTTCTAGAATATGGTTTTTATCGTGATATTCATGCATTCAATTGTGATCTGCAGGTGAATGCAGTTAGGCTGCTTCTCAAACTATATTCAAAAAGTACAGAGTCATGAACAGAGAAACAAAATGTCATAGTAGACTCCTAAAATACTTACAGACATAATTCATTGAAGTCTGTTAGACAAATCACTTCATAGAATTAAATTCAGGGGAATCCACTTCAACAGTTCTCATTGATAACATGATATAAATGCAAATGTGCTGATTTTCTCTTATTAATCAATGAAATAATCAGTAAACACTGTCTAGGTAAATAAAACACTCTAGGCTTCATGCAGCTTGCAAGACAGTAACACAAGATTCCTGACCTCAAGTCTTCCCTAGTAcgtcatttttccatttctttattgtttataGAAATTGTCTATTCCCggtaaactagggtctttttgctttctacttgttaaacttcttattccgtgaggtattcttttttctgtaatgtaaatttaaaatattttatcctaaaaactagaaaaaaaatgaaagggtgAGTGGAGGAtgatggaaatgggagagggggagaaaggagagaggaagggaacatcattatattcttagaattgtacctaaaaagcacattgaatctactaaaactaattaaaataaaaattttaaaaaaataatgaaaacaaagtgAAGCTCAAAATGATTAAAGtagaaaattatgttttatgtattttactgctataaataaatgcaaaactaTTAGTAGGTCACTGCAATACTTTAACACAATAGGATTTTGATTAAAATCCCATTGAAAGATTCAAATTGAAAACAGAGCAGAAATGTAATAAAAAAGTTTGTTCTGACTAATCATTCAACcaattttgaaaaatctttacTTATCTTCCCAGTTGGACAGCTTGAAATATTCAATTCATGTGGTAACAACACTTATTTGGTGTCTAAAACTTAATAAACTAGTAAGCATCATGTATTTTATAGCATTATCTTCTGCAGATATGAATCAATTGTATGTAGATAATATAACTCAAAAAAAGAGATATCAATCACTTCCTTCAAGTGCTTTTCCTATAGTTCTTCATTTATAATATCTCAAAAAAGCCATTACTTTTGAATATTTGTGTAAATTTACTTTCATGTACAATATACTTATAATATCTTATAAGTATTATACATTATTACagttattataatataataatatacttcatgtataatatttcaaaaaagccattactttttaatatttgtctGTGTAAATTTAccttcattttcttccctttaaAAACTTCCATAGTtagagaataatccaacatgggaagcgggatacacagcagactcatagaataccagatgtcctaaatagcactctggactcagaatcagcccttaaggcatttggatctggctcaagagcccatgagactattttaggcatggaaagccaagacacttttgggaaaaaaaaaaaagacctaaatgaaagatctctgtgagtgagatcccagtggaaagaacggggccatcaaagaaggaggtacctttctctgaagggaggggataacttccactttgactatgaccctatcagaataagatcaaagtcggcgaactctaaagggttccatagccttggcaactcatgactagagcctagggtgattactgacaccataaacaagagtgtcaaattgttaaatcaacaacaggagtcactgtgtacttacatctcatgtgggatctgtccttaatgtgttgtctaatgtgaggtgatgctataactagtactgaaacagtatttttcactttgtgtttctgtgtgggtgcaaactgatgaaatctttacttagtatatactgaatcgatcttctgtatataaagataattgaaaatgaaaaaaaaaactgctattaaattggaaattgcataatcaattttttaaaaatatcatgtaggatctctgtctttaatgtgctgtgcactgttatttaatgctataactagtactccaacagtatttttcactttgtgttgctatgtgggggcaaactgttgaaatctttgcttaatatatactgaactgatctgtatataaagagaattgaaaataaaaaagaaaacttccataGTTGCTGTTAATGATCCATTTTCATAAAGAATATCTTTAATTGCTTTAAACTGTCTTTATTACATGAGATCTAAAGCTCTATAGACTGAGGCACTCAAGGGTTTCAGcttcccaagtagtggcttaactgcACCCCAACTCTTaccattttgttttttgaagttaATACATGCTTATGGTAAACATCTTGAAAAATCCTTAAGGTGGATTAAAAGTACTACCTTAAATCCCAGCTGAGGACAGCTGATCCTGCCCCTGAGGCATGTCTGAATTCTCTCTGAGTGATGGGGAAGTCTGTAAGTCAATATTGCTAGCAGCCACCAGAAGCTAAGAGAAGAGAAGTGTGGAACAGATTTTCCTGAAGAGCTTCCAGAAGGAGCAATTTGGACTAACACCTTGATCTTGTACTTCTAGACTCCAGAACTATGCCATGCTTGTAAAAATAGCatcagttaaaaacaaacaaaaacaaaacaaaacaaacaaacaaaaaaaaaacccacagcattggaaaagttagggagaaaataacAGAGGAAAGTCTCCACACATTGAAGGAatacagtggacctacatggagggcaaggatgcacacaacttaggaccccagcagctgtgaactctgcaccagcattggagagtgaggtgagagcagactgcagcagcccaaaccactggcgaaaaagctgcaggaagaggctagagggaatctggcttggagccctgtgggggatagtgtacccaccaaactaaaggagaaaacaaagttggggcacattttctctctccatgaTCATCCTGCAAAGGCATCCTATATCAAGctgacaaagagcaggtgccattttggacatgtaACAACTGCATCAGCTCATGTGCATGCCCAGTAATGAGCCAGGAAGAAACTCCAGAGTCTGGTGGAAACAGACAGGAGGCCGGATGCTAGGGAATGTGGCAGGGTTGGCTTCTGGGATTGCGAAAACACTGAGGCggcatgggaggactcagggtgcaACTGAGACATTGGGCAATCACTTTAGGAGGATCAGCATGATCCGGatttcctggttacctggtgagggacattgcctGGGAATCTGAGTTTAGATTGAGGTCTGCACAgaacctttgtgtggtccttgtggcacagtgggcaaataatatactcactggggctagtgcccaggcattggtctccttcgaggaaaggagctcagctgagtgtacaccaacagacaagaagaaacctctcctctgtctgattaaaaaaaagaaaatttaccaggacaaacctgggtgtgtcacatcAGACATGCCCtctaccctggagcactgaacagagctacATGGCCACACCTATCACATGCCTCTAGTTATGCTTGAAAGCAGATACTTCATTAACTTACTCAgatatagtccaaagataaaagccaccacagtaaaaaaacaaagaagaaaccaatgagtatttccacaaatgctgaatagcAAACACACCAGGACATCCCCAAAATAACAttgcacttcaatactagattatgaagatgatgagattgaaaaattccagaaatggaattcaaaagattggtcatatgattacttagaagtaatcagaaacaaatgcatgaactaatgaaatccacacgtgacaaaaaagaaaatttctcccatgaaactgatatcttaaagagaaatcaaaatgaaatcttggaaataaaaaattcaatagaacaattAAAAAATGAGTGGGAATCCTTAACAATAGAATCAGTTAAgccaaaaaaagaatatctgacttgGAAGACGAAGCACAGGAAATCAGTCAGAACaaatacaagaagaagaaattagaaaactaaaaaacactgttgggaatctataggacactatgaaacaacccaacatacaggttctaggagtttctgaaggcatggaaagagagaaagggttagaaggTTTTTTGCTgagataataacagaaaaattccccaatttggagaaagaaagggacattcaagtacagtaagcacatagaactcctaatagacatgaccagaaaagatcttcaccatgacacattgtaatcaaactcaccacagtaaaacatgaaaagattctaaaatgtgcatgagagaaatgccacatTATCTTAagagcatctccaattagactcaaaaCAGACTTtgcatcagaaaccctacagactaggagagaatgcagaTATATTCCAGGgattaaggttaaaaaaaaaaacctctcaacccaaaatattatatcctgcaaagctctcctttatgaatgaaggtgaaattgaaagaatttgacacCACCTAACCAGCCTTACCAAATATGTTTAAGGATGTGTTGTGCACAGAAACAccgaaacatggtcatcactacagaagaaggtaaaggaaggaaatctcccagtaaaaagaaattcaaagtaaaaaacaggaatatttctttaaaaatggcagggcaaactaatacttatcaatagtcacctaaagtgtaaatggccttaactctccagttaaaagacacagactagctgaatagattgaaaaataaaacccatctatttgctgcttacaagaaacacatctcatgaacaaagatgcatgcagactgtaAGTGAAAAggtggaaaaagatagtccatgctaacagaaaccaaaaagagctgttgtagccatcctaatatcagacaaaatagactttaacacaaaaactgttaaaagagacaaagaaggacactatgtaatgattaagggatcaattcaataggaagatataactaattacagggcacctggctatttaaaaagaaagatatgttaagaaatttaaaaagaaagaaatgttaaggtatctaaaaggagacatacactcaaatacaatagtaatggggaatttCAATATCCCacattcagcaatggacagatcaaccagacagaaaatcagcaaagaaatagcagagttaatcaacactgtaTATctaatggacctaacagatatctacataattttccatcctacagttgtagaatacacattcttctcagcagtgcatggacctttctctaggactgaccatatactaggccataaagcaagcctcagcaaattcaaaaaccaTATTATGCATCTTCTCaggccacaatggaatgaagctggaaatcagtaactcaggaatctctaaaacatatgtaaacacctggagactgagcaacatgctcctgaatgaacagagggtcatagaagaaatcaaaagagaaataaaaaaaaaatttttggaaacagatgaagacaatacaccatatcaaaacttatgggaaacagcaaaagcagtgttaagaggaaagattttAGTGATTGGtgtctatatcaagaaattggaaaggcaccaaacaaatgaactatcaatgcatctcgaggatctagaaaaacaacagaaaaccaaaccccaaaccagtaggagaaaataaataattaaaagtagagaagaaatcaacaaaattgacacaaaaATACAATGctaaagatcagcaaaatgaagaactgtttttttttttgaaaaaataaaaaaaaaaattgacacaccattggcctaactaaccaaaagaagaagagagaagatccaaatcaataaaattaaagatgaaaaaggaaatgtaacaacagagagcacagaaataaaaaagaatcatcagaaattactacaaagagatgtatgccaacatttttcaaaagaggaaatccaaatggccaagagacatcTGGAAAAATGCtccagatcactagccatcaggaaaacgcaagtcaaaaccacactgatcttccacctcaccccagttggaatggctttcatgcagaaatcaacaaacagcaaatgttggtgaggatgtagggaaaaaggtacactaatccactgttggtgggaatgtatactgGGGAAACCACTAcagaagtcagtttggagatacctcagaaatctgaatataaacctaccatatgacccagccatcccactcctgggaaattactcaagggaaattaaatcatcacatgaaagagttatatgcactccccatgtttattgcaccccatttacaatagctatgaaatagaatcaacctaaatgcccatcaactgaagactggatgaagaaattatgggatatgtactctatggaatgcagtggtaaaaaaaaatgaaatgtggttatttgcaacaaaatgattgATTCTGAAAAAcgtcatacttggtgaaataagccagtcccataggtacaaataccatatgttctccctgatctgtgataactaatagatcacctaaaaggaaatctgtagaagtgaaattgacactttgagaactTGAACagttattgttttgactgttggggaacagtttctttttttttttccttaatggagaatccactaggaatgggagagggaggtggaggtgggatgGGATTGGAATGAgtgggcaggtatggtgggaagaatcataagttgtacttacaaaatttatactcattaaataaaaggtttctttggtaaaaaaataaagccacatACTATAATCATCAATGGGTTGACAATCTAGGCAGATATgacacagaaaacaaagaatCTAGACAATGTGAATATATCTGTGTAGAAGTTTGGAGATGGAGTTAAGGTTTGGTTATGCCCAAGTCAGGATCCCAGAATTCCTTCCTGGTATCAAGAGACACAAATAATTCAGCCATCATTTGCTTCCCCtcaaggtgcacattatcaggaaaatgGATCGGAAGGGGAagacataattttcttttccctCAGTACCTTACCAGGGAATGAATGGTcgaatttttccatttaaattatGGGTCAGTTCCCTCCACTGAACAGTTACTTGTTTCTTCCAGGAAGACCCACCACATTATGTGAAACTCTGGCAAAAGCTGAAATTTGGTTAATCCAAACATACTGGGATTTTGAATTTCCTCGTCCATACTTGCCTAATATTGAGTTTGTTGGAGGACTGCATTGCAAACCCGCCAAACCTTTACCCAAGGTAGTATTATTACTTGGAGGGATCTTGGGTTATTTATAATATGATACTTGATCTTACATGAAATAGTGCAAGCTTATTAACACAGACATGATTAtgaacacattcatattttcattcaATATTCGATTTCTATGTCACAGGGTACTTATGGTTGCTAATAATTCTTTCAGATGTTGCTTTGATAAACTAGTCTGTGTGTGAAGTGactaaagtaaattttaataaatcaatGTTACTAATGTGTTTGATAATAGGTTGGAGTTACAGAAAATTAGGGATAGGAGATCATTCTAGTCTTCTTCACTGGCATATTTGGATTAGGATCAAGGACATTTAACAGGATGATAGCCAGGTAACATACTTTCTAGAAACTCATTGTGGTACATTCTACAGGATTTAGTCAGTGGAAGTGTTCAAAGAAGAGAAATTGTTGAGGATCCCTTGATTTCCACTTTGAGTACTAAAATGTGTGTGTTATCTCCCACTGAAATAGGATATATCTAGAGGTAAAGCATGTCTCAAATTAATATAATGAGTTCTCTCTTATGACCATGCAGGAGAGGAGTAAAGAAAACTTTCAGTTGAAGTTCTCTAGAAATCACTTGGATAATGCAAAGTCTCaatctcaggctacag encodes:
- the LOC133765130 gene encoding UDP-glucuronosyltransferase 2A3-like, with the translated sequence MVSVKWVSSILLLQLCCAGCGFCGKVLVWPCDMSHWLTIKVILEELAERGHEVTVLTHPHTHLIDHWNPSALNFEVVDVPFVKENTKKNHAAMQKLALDVSPLLLPWRSIIKLSGLLRGMNKSFKLFCESVIYNQTLMKKLQETNYDVMLIDPLKPCGELVAELLAVPFVITLKFSVGGNMERNCGKLPSPPSYVPVTMVGLTDRMTFLERVKNAMLLVFSNLWIQGGDFQIWNQFYSEALGRPTTLCETLAKAEIWLIQTYWDFEFPRPYLPNIEFVGGLHCKPAKPLPKEMEEFVQSSGEDGVVVFSLGSVIDNLSEEKADLIASALAQIPQKVLWKFKGKKPTTLGANTRVYDWIPQNDLLGHPKTKAFITHGGINGIYEAIYHGVPMVGVPLISDQHDNIAHMKDKGMAVEMNLHTMTSADLLSALRTVINDPSYKENAMKLSRIHHDQPMKPLDRAVFWVEFVMRHKGAKHLRPAVHDLSWFQAHSLDVIGFLLACVAAVIIFVTKCLLFCCQQFGKTEKKKKKE